The following coding sequences are from one Candidatus Methylomirabilota bacterium window:
- a CDS encoding sugar transferase: MPRKRELLLVGIDVAIIIGSIVSSAFLRLGIEPGVQYLEAHTISFLVSGLTYIVLLFIGNQYDVRKDYRSLPEFLTLLYVSIGAFMLSTSLFYVDWSLRVGRGVYLLNAILVTLGIALWRRLYSRLVVRPSFQRRALLLGLGKEEGQLLHEVIEIKTSGIRLIGALVDDWPSHHNDERNGITILGGMDRLEKVLVEQAPDLLITSNGCLSRHDVCQELFIQQRHGTEVIHLSDLYEKTTGKVPIHYVSDYLLHMGIIRSPIYAKRVKGLIDKSAALLALVLLSPIAFLIMVGTMLTSPGGIVYVQERLGAGGRKFKLLKFRTMTENAEQNTGPVWASENDQRITRFGRFLRRSRLDEIPQLINVLLGDMSLVGPRPEREPFIRQFQGRVPVYREGKRKNDPANARVQTGWQETIPLYSLRFAVKPGITGWAQINGNYAASVEESWEKFAYDLYYIKNQSLLLDVTILTKTLWVVLGGNGR, translated from the coding sequence ATGCCTAGGAAACGAGAGTTGCTGCTTGTCGGGATCGATGTGGCCATCATCATTGGCTCAATCGTCAGTTCAGCATTCTTGCGATTGGGAATCGAACCGGGAGTTCAGTACCTTGAAGCGCACACTATTTCATTCCTAGTCAGCGGACTGACGTACATCGTTCTTTTGTTTATCGGAAACCAGTATGATGTACGAAAAGACTATCGTTCCCTTCCCGAGTTCTTGACCCTACTGTATGTGTCCATAGGCGCTTTTATGCTTTCGACGAGCTTATTTTACGTCGACTGGTCACTGAGGGTTGGGCGAGGAGTCTATTTGCTGAACGCGATCTTGGTTACGCTGGGTATCGCCCTCTGGAGAAGGCTCTACAGCCGGCTGGTCGTCCGCCCATCGTTCCAAAGGCGAGCACTTCTTTTGGGATTGGGTAAGGAAGAGGGGCAGTTACTCCACGAAGTGATCGAGATAAAGACTTCAGGAATTCGGCTTATCGGAGCGCTGGTTGATGACTGGCCTTCTCACCATAACGATGAGAGAAATGGGATCACAATACTGGGAGGCATGGATCGCTTGGAGAAAGTGCTTGTTGAGCAAGCGCCTGATTTGCTAATCACGTCAAACGGCTGTTTGTCGCGCCATGACGTGTGTCAGGAGCTTTTTATCCAACAGCGTCATGGAACGGAGGTGATCCACCTTTCCGATCTCTATGAAAAGACTACTGGTAAGGTACCGATCCACTATGTTTCGGATTATTTGTTACATATGGGCATTATTCGGTCGCCAATATATGCAAAGAGGGTCAAAGGGTTGATTGACAAATCAGCGGCGCTCCTTGCGTTAGTTCTCCTTTCCCCTATTGCTTTTCTCATAATGGTGGGAACCATGCTCACGTCGCCTGGGGGCATTGTCTACGTCCAGGAAAGGCTTGGTGCAGGTGGCCGGAAGTTCAAATTGCTGAAATTTCGAACCATGACTGAAAATGCGGAGCAGAACACCGGCCCTGTCTGGGCTTCAGAGAATGATCAGCGTATTACCCGGTTCGGCCGTTTCTTGAGGCGATCGCGCCTTGATGAAATCCCGCAACTCATCAATGTCCTCTTGGGGGACATGAGCTTGGTGGGGCCTCGCCCTGAACGAGAGCCGTTCATCAGGCAGTTTCAAGGTCGGGTGCCAGTATATCGAGAGGGGAAACGAAAGAACGATCCAGCTAACGCGAGGGTTCAAACCGGCTGGCAGGAAACAATTCCACTTTACTCACTGCGGTTTGCGGTCAAGCCAGGAATCACTGGTTGGGCTCAGATCAATGGAAATTACGCTGCATCAGTGGAAGAAAGCTGGGAAAAATTTGCGTACGATTTGTACTATATTAAGAATCAATCACTCCTCCTTGATGTCACCATCCTTACCAAGACATTATGGGTCGTTCTCGGTGGAAATGGCCGCTGA
- a CDS encoding DUF2283 domain-containing protein yields MKLKYYPDTDSLYIDLSGKVSADSKEISEGVILDYDVDGNIVGIDIDNASKKVDMKELLVSKVPIEEQVLKGWQDLH; encoded by the coding sequence ATGAAGTTGAAATACTATCCGGACACTGATTCTCTCTACATAGATTTGTCGGGCAAGGTCAGCGCTGACAGCAAAGAGATATCGGAAGGAGTTATCCTCGATTATGATGTTGATGGGAATATCGTGGGTATTGATATTGATAATGCCAGCAAGAAAGTAGACATGAAAGAGCTCCTCGTAAGCAAGGTCCCGATAGAGGAGCAAGTTCTCAAGGGATGGCAGGATCTCCACTGA
- a CDS encoding BrnT family toxin, whose protein sequence is MKLRFEWDEKKAAANLKKHKVTFDEATTVFIDPLSITVPDPDYSVDEQRYIDLGSSEKGRVLVVVYTERGSNIRIISCRKATSSERKLYEEGGD, encoded by the coding sequence GTGAAGCTAAGATTTGAGTGGGATGAAAAGAAAGCCGCAGCTAATCTTAAAAAACACAAAGTCACTTTTGATGAAGCAACAACGGTTTTTATTGATCCGTTGTCAATAACGGTACCTGATCCTGACTACTCGGTGGATGAGCAACGGTATATTGACCTCGGTAGTTCTGAGAAAGGTCGTGTGCTGGTAGTAGTTTATACCGAACGCGGCTCCAATATACGTATTATAAGTTGCCGTAAGGCGACCTCATCGGAGCGGAAACTTTATGAAGAAGGTGGCGACTAA
- a CDS encoding type II toxin-antitoxin system MqsA family antitoxin has product MTIVCNFCGSDRHEERRIEYLYSHEGKYLLVPNTPVEVCLNCGMVYYDAVVLKEIERQFFAIHGKKVPPHFPSPLVGEG; this is encoded by the coding sequence ATAACAATAGTGTGTAATTTCTGCGGCAGTGACCGCCATGAGGAACGAAGGATTGAGTATCTCTATAGCCACGAGGGGAAATACTTGCTGGTGCCGAATACCCCTGTTGAAGTATGCCTGAATTGTGGCATGGTTTACTACGATGCGGTTGTTCTCAAGGAAATCGAGCGGCAGTTCTTTGCCATTCATGGTAAGAAGGTGCCACCGCACTTCCCTTCCCCCCTTGTGGGGGAAGGTTAG
- a CDS encoding endonuclease domain-containing protein has product MNGRARRLRKNMTDAEQALWKSLRMRQMAGAKFRRQQPIGPYIVDFVSFGSRLVVEADGGQHTQQADSDAKRTAWLEGQGFRVLRFWDHEVLQAPDAVKRVIWEALTPPPESSPTRGEEVGEGILPRKGDERQA; this is encoded by the coding sequence ATGAACGGCAGGGCCAGGCGGTTGAGGAAAAATATGACCGATGCAGAACAGGCCTTGTGGAAGTCCCTGCGCATGAGACAGATGGCTGGAGCGAAGTTTCGACGGCAGCAGCCGATTGGACCCTACATTGTGGATTTCGTATCCTTCGGGAGCAGACTCGTGGTCGAGGCGGACGGGGGGCAGCATACCCAGCAAGCGGACTCTGACGCAAAGCGCACGGCATGGTTGGAAGGACAAGGCTTCCGGGTGCTCCGATTTTGGGATCACGAAGTCTTGCAGGCTCCTGATGCGGTGAAGCGCGTCATCTGGGAGGCATTAACCCCCCCACCTGAATCCTCCCCCACAAGGGGGGAGGAGGTCGGAGAGGGAATCCTCCCTCGGAAGGGAGATGAGCGTCAGGCGTGA
- a CDS encoding tetratricopeptide repeat protein — translation MVFELRTSSSKAASLLVLSCLAILTAWVIIHPWAASFAIPPLPNDPDLLRAWRSHPEDPQYQHQYVGRIRHYSVAFQDYQEALNQYRMVLRENPLSSRTWFDVARTYWWLGQTQEAKSALRLALRFNPSEARLRWEAALFQIQLGSFDEAVANLTYLMRTDRSKRWSYFALVRTLTTPADLIESILPPDREVLSDYLGYLIRHQEASDVRAVWKRLVQIAGPAIDPALALSYADFMLAQKEIPEAGVAWSMALKGKGIGDRSASDNLIWNGGFERDETLGKGFDWRLYSVAGADVGIDAYHSKEGNRSLKISFDGTHNVDLSGIRQVVRVMPDTRYLLDGYIKTHGITTGSGLRIEAFDLLDGRLYGATEELVGDHDWSELKTSFLTSSRSQAIVVRIRREPSQKIDNLIAGTAWIDHVSLKKIH, via the coding sequence TGATCATCCACCCTTGGGCGGCCAGCTTCGCGATCCCCCCCCTTCCCAATGATCCCGACCTCCTGCGCGCTTGGCGGTCTCATCCTGAAGACCCCCAGTATCAGCATCAGTACGTGGGAAGGATCCGCCATTACAGCGTGGCTTTCCAGGATTATCAGGAGGCGCTGAACCAGTATCGAATGGTCCTCCGAGAGAATCCCCTCTCAAGTCGGACGTGGTTCGATGTGGCGAGGACCTACTGGTGGCTGGGGCAGACTCAGGAGGCGAAGTCAGCCCTCAGGCTGGCGTTGCGTTTCAATCCCAGCGAGGCGAGACTGCGCTGGGAGGCCGCCCTATTTCAGATCCAGCTTGGAAGCTTTGACGAGGCGGTGGCGAATCTCACCTATCTCATGAGAACGGATCGGAGCAAACGATGGAGCTACTTCGCGTTGGTTCGCACGCTGACCACACCGGCAGATCTCATTGAATCAATTCTGCCGCCGGATCGTGAGGTGCTGTCGGACTATCTGGGGTATCTCATCAGGCATCAGGAAGCCAGCGACGTCCGAGCTGTCTGGAAAAGGCTGGTCCAGATTGCAGGACCGGCCATTGATCCTGCCCTTGCGCTTTCCTATGCCGACTTTATGCTCGCCCAGAAGGAGATACCGGAGGCAGGGGTTGCCTGGTCAATGGCTTTGAAGGGGAAGGGGATCGGTGATCGCAGCGCCTCGGACAATCTTATCTGGAATGGTGGATTTGAACGCGATGAGACGCTGGGGAAGGGATTCGACTGGAGACTGTATTCCGTCGCCGGTGCGGATGTCGGGATCGATGCGTATCATTCGAAAGAGGGGAACCGGTCCCTGAAAATCTCATTCGATGGGACTCATAATGTCGATCTTTCCGGCATTCGACAGGTTGTTCGGGTCATGCCGGACACCAGATATCTCCTGGACGGTTACATCAAGACTCACGGCATCACGACCGGGAGTGGCCTTCGCATCGAAGCCTTTGACCTGCTCGACGGAAGGCTCTATGGCGCAACAGAGGAACTCGTCGGGGACCACGACTGGTCGGAGCTGAAGACTTCGTTTCTGACGTCCTCTCGATCGCAAGCGATCGTAGTCAGGATCCGTCGAGAACCGAGCCAGAAAATCGATAATCTTATCGCGGGTACAGCCTGGATCGACCATGTGTCCCTCAAGAAGATCCACTGA